In Pieris brassicae chromosome 8, ilPieBrab1.1, whole genome shotgun sequence, the DNA window GGGACATTTTGAAGAATACGATATAGCAGATAACAACAAAGTTACATTAAACAACActgaacaatattttaaacctgGATCACCGCCTAGATTTACACCTTTTGTTCCCATAACTGATCTCGAAGAACTTGATATGTACGGAAAAACAGCTGCACTATTAGAAGCGGCATGCAAAAAGCGTTTAATGTCTGACAGGCGAATAGGCTGTATGTTAAGTGGAGGTTTGGACTCGTCACTCATAACTGCTTTAGTTGTCAAGCTTGCTAAAGAACAGAACCTTCCATACAAGATACAGACATTTGCAATAGGTATGGGAGATTCTCCAGATCTTATCGCGGCAAGAACAGTTGCTGATTATCTAGGAACAGAACATcacgaaataatatttgatgaaAATGATGTGAGACAAGCATTAGATAACGTTATTTATCATCTGGAATCCTATGACATCACTACTGTTCGAGCCAGCTTGCCTATGTATCTTCtatcaaaatatatcaaagaaaACACTGACACAACTGTAATATTTAGCGGTGAAGGCGCCGATGAATTAGCCCAAGGCTACATTTACTTTAGAGACGCTCCATCAGCTAATGATGGCCATGAAGAAAGTATAAGATTACTTTcagacatatatttatatgatggCTTACGAGCAGATCGAACAACGAGTGCTTGGAGCCTAGAACTACGTGTGCCATTTTTAGATATACAGTTTACTAGTCATTATCTAAGTCTAGATCAAAACTTAAGGCAACCACAAGATGGTGTTGAAAAGTATCTTCTAAGAAATAGCTTTTCTAAGAGTGGTTTATTACCGGATTCAATTTTATGGAGACATAAAGAGGCTTTCAGTGATGGTGTGGCGTCGGTAAAGAAGTctttatttacaacaatatCAGAGATTGTAACGGAACGGCTGCCATCAGatgtacataaatacaaaGG includes these proteins:
- the LOC123713488 gene encoding asparagine synthetase [glutamine-hydrolyzing], which produces MCGIWATFGIDGGLSPVCIKCFAAILHRGPDAWRIEQDSREQLAILGFQRLAIVDGLHGMQPMRLHLYPRITLICNGEIYNCNRLRDEFKFTYETNCDVEAIIHCYKNFGIAETVRKLDGVFAFCLVDGDARKVFIARDPYGVRPLFKLSDEKNGVLGVCSEGKGLMGLKEKASDVATLGQFPPGHFEEYDIADNNKVTLNNTEQYFKPGSPPRFTPFVPITDLEELDMYGKTAALLEAACKKRLMSDRRIGCMLSGGLDSSLITALVVKLAKEQNLPYKIQTFAIGMGDSPDLIAARTVADYLGTEHHEIIFDENDVRQALDNVIYHLESYDITTVRASLPMYLLSKYIKENTDTTVIFSGEGADELAQGYIYFRDAPSANDGHEESIRLLSDIYLYDGLRADRTTSAWSLELRVPFLDIQFTSHYLSLDQNLRQPQDGVEKYLLRNSFSKSGLLPDSILWRHKEAFSDGVASVKKSLFTTISEIVTERLPSDVHKYKGIQPTTQESQYYRYIFEKSFPGQDNFTPYYWMPKWVSVSDPSARFIKHYAAK